The Pelecanus crispus isolate bPelCri1 chromosome 7, bPelCri1.pri, whole genome shotgun sequence genome includes a window with the following:
- the ACY1 gene encoding LOW QUALITY PROTEIN: aminoacylase-1 (The sequence of the model RefSeq protein was modified relative to this genomic sequence to represent the inferred CDS: inserted 1 base in 1 codon; substituted 1 base at 1 genomic stop codon) — protein sequence MLLCFLRLSPSAAGLRGLQPHLSASSAGXGGCPGREGARPTPCPRSTLRPCPPPARPLPASCPLPAAGRSGAGRSGAERPERGRAGAGSGXLTISLLFPQSFAAPVPDMAPGKPGKSMGASEDPSVTLFREYLRIDTVYPKPDYDAAVRFLERVGTDLGLACQKVEVCQSHVVLILTWQGTNPRLRSILLNSHTDVVPVFEDHWTYPPFEAVKDSQGNIYARGAQDMKCVSIQYLEAIRRLKAEGKCFARTIHLTFVPDEEMGGHKGMEMFVQRPEFRALNVGFALDEGLASPSDTFSVFYGEKSPWWIKVKCVGSPGHGSRFISNTAAEKMQKVINSFLAFRESEKQRLKSDSSLTLGDVTSLNLTMLEGGVSFNVVPSEMAAGFDVRIPPTMDLKAFEEQVAAWCRGAGDGVTYEFHQKCMDQHITSTEESDPWWKAFSGVCRDMKLQLKLEIFPAATDSRYIRAAGHPAIGFSPMNRTPVLLHDHNEFLNEQVFLRGIDIYAHLLPALASVPPLPAEG from the exons atgctgctctgctttctgcgTCTGTCCCCAAGCGCCGCGGGGCTCCGCGGGCTCCAGCCCCATCTCTCTGCCTCTAGTGCGG CGGGAGGGTGCCCGGGGCGGGAGGGTGCCCggcccaccccctgcccccggtCCACCCTGcgcccctgcccgcctcctgcccgccccctGCCCGCTTCCTGCCCGctgccggctgcggggcggagcggggcggggcggagcggggccgagcggccggagcggggccgggccggagcGGGCAG TGGGTGATTAACCATCTCCCTGCTCTTTCCCCAGAGCtttgcagccccagtccctGACATGGCACCCGGGAAGCCCGGGAAGAGCATGGGGGCCTCGGAGGACCCCTCGGTTACACTTTTCCGGGAGTACCTGAGGATCGACACTGTCTACCCCAAACCTGACTATG ATGCAGCCGTCCGGTTTCTGGAGCGTGTTGGCACCGACCTGGGCTTGGCCTGCCAGAAAGTGGAG GTGTGCCAGAGCCATGTGGTGCTGATCCTTACCTGGCAGGGCACAAACCCCCGCCTGCGCTCCATCCTCCTCAACTCCCACACCGACGTCGTGCCTGTCTTCGAG GACCACTGGACCTACCCACCCTTCGAGGCTGTTAAGGACTCGCAAGGCAACATCTATGCCCGGGGTGCCCAGGACATGAAGTGTGTCTCCATCCA GTACCTTGAGGCCATCAGGAGGCTGAAGGCGGAGGGAAAGTGTTTTGCCCGCACCATCCACCTCACCTTTGTGCCTG ATGAGGAGATGGGCGGACACAAGGGCATGGAGATGTTCGTGCAGCGCCCCGAGTTCAGAGCGCTCAACGTGGGCTTTGCCCTGGACGAGG GCCTGGCCAGCCCATCCGACACCTTCAGTGTCTTTTACGGCGAGAAGAGCCCGTGGT GGATAAAGGTGAAGTGCGTGGGCAGCCCCGGGCACGGGTCCCGCTTCATCAGCAACACGGCGGCTGAGAAGATG caaaAAGTCATCAACTCCTTCCTGGCCTTCAGGGAGAGTGAGAAGCAGAG GCTCAAGTCCGACTCAAGCCTGACCCTAGGGGACGTCACCTCACTTAACCTGACCATGCTGGAGGGGGGCGTCTCCTTCAACGTGGTGCCCTCTGAGATGGCGGCCGGCTTCGATGTCCGCATCCCACCCACTATGGACCTGAAG GCCTTTGAGGAGCAGGTGGCTGCATGGtgccggggtgctggggatggtgTCACCTATGAGTTTCACCAG AAATGCATGGACCAACACATCACCTCCACCGAGGAGTCAGACCCGTGGTGGAAGGCCTTCAGTGGGGTCTGCAGGGACAT GAAGCTGCAGCTCAAGCTTGAGATCTTCCCAGCTGCCACCGACAGCCGCTACATCCGAGCG GCAGGACACCCTGCTATCGGCTTCTCGCCCATGAACCGCACTCCGGTGCTGCTCCACGACCACAACGAGTTCCTCAACGAGCAAGTCTTCCTGCGGGGCATCGACATCTACGcccacctcctgcctgccctggcatCGGTGCCCCCGCTGCCTGCCGAGGGCTGA
- the ABHD14A gene encoding protein ABHD14A, with protein MPPARSRLGLLLLGALLTLALYLLLPAAQHEQPLAGTRPDKGKRGRWAANATARMGMAVGDPPVFYREVSAGPQASGTTSPGRPDVLFLHGRAFTSKTWEALGTLALLAGEGYRAVAIDLPGYGDSPPVEMVATAQGRVAFLDHVLQELGMRRPVLISPSMSGRFALPFLLARGDQLAGFVPIAPVGTKDYAAEQYQRVQTPTLILYGDRDTSLGPQALQSLRHLPRHHVAVVPDAGHACYLDKPEDFHRALLGFLSQLK; from the exons ATGCCGCCTGCCCGCAGCCGCCTGGGGCTCCTGCTCCTCGGGGCGCTCCTCACCCTCGCCCTCtacctcctgctcccagccgcCCAGCACGAGCAGCCCTTGGCGGGCACCCGACCTGACAAGGGGAAGCGGGGCCGGTGGGCGGCCAACGCCACTGCGCGAATGGGGATGGCTGTGGGAGACCCCCCTGTCTTCTACAGGGAGGTTTCCGCAGGGCCTCAGGCCAGTGGCACCACCAGCCCTGGGAG GCCCGATGTCCTGTTCCTGCATGGCCGGGCGTTCACCTCCAAGACGTGGGAGGCCTTGGGCACACTGGCACTGCTCGCCGGAGAAGGCTACCGTGCGGTCGCAATAGATCTGCCCG GCTATGGGGATTCGCCCCCAGTGGAGATGGTGGCCACGGCACAGGGCCGGGTGGCTTTCCTGGACCATGTCCTCCAGGAGCTGGGCATGCGGAGGCCCGTTCTCATCAGCCCCTCCATGAGTGGCCGCTTTGCCCTGCCCTTTCTCCTGGCGCGGGGGGACCAGCTGGCCGGCTTCGTGCCCATTGCACCTGTGGGCACCAAGGACTACGCTGCTGAGCAGTACCAGCGGGTCCAG ACGCCCACCCTGATCCTGTACGGTGACCGTGACACAAGCCTGGGTCCCCAGGCCCTGCAGAGTCTCCGGCACCTCCCCAGGCACCATGTGGCCGTGGTACCTGACGCTGGCCATGCCTGCTACCTGGACAAGCCGGAGGACTTCCACCGGGCCCTGCTGGGCTTCCTGAGCCAGCTGAAGTGA
- the LOC104030188 gene encoding putative protein-lysine deacylase ABHD14B, whose translation MATPQLTESTVTVEGQTLFYRQAEPAQLPPKLTVLLLHGIRFSSDTWLQLQTLATLAENGYRAVAIDLPGLGRSKDAVAPAPVGQPAPGAFLKAVSEALCLGPAVVISPSLSGMYSLPFLFQHNHLLKAYVPMAPICTEKFTAEQYTQIKTPTLIVYGDQDVELGQASLNNLRHLPEHRVLVLQGAGHACYLDKPNEWHHGLLAFLQQLE comes from the exons ATGGCCACCCCACAGCTCACCGAGAGCACCGTCACGGTGGAAGGCCAAACCCTCTTCTACCGCCAAGCCGAGCCGGCCCAGCTGCCACCAAAGCTgacggtgctgctgctgcatggcaTTCGCTTCTCCTCTGATACCTGGCTTCAGCTGCAGACGCTTGCCACGCTGGCCGAAAACGGCTACCGAGCTGTGGCTATCGACCTGCCGG GGCTGGGGCGCTCAAAGGATGCCGTGGCCCCAGCACCCGTGGGCCAGCCAGCACCAGGGGCTTTCCTGAAAGCGGTTTCAGAGGCTCTGTGCCTGGGTCCGGCCGTGGTGATCAGCCCATCACTCAGCGGCATGTActccctgcccttcctcttCCAGCACAACCACCTGCTCAAGGCATATGTGCCCATGGCACCCATCTGCACTGAGAAATTCACGGCGGAGCAGTACACCCAGATCAAA ACACCCACGCTGATCGTGTACGGGGACCAGGACGTGGAGCTGGGGCAGGCCAGCCTGAACAACCTGCGGCACCTCCCCGAGCACcgggtgctggtgctgcagggcGCCGGACATGCCTGCTACCTGGACAAGCCCAACGAGTGGCACCACGGACTCCTGgccttcctgcagcagctggagtga
- the PCBP4 gene encoding poly(rC)-binding protein 4: MASPDGASGVGSSPEETELSITLTLRMLMHGKEIGSIIGKKGETVKRIREQSSARITISEGSCPERITTITGSTDAVFRAVSMIAFKLEEDLGTGSDGAAVGRAPVTLRLVIPASQCGSLIGKAGAKIREIRESTGAQVQVAGDLLPNSTERAVTVSGVPDTIIQCVRQICAVILESPPKGATIPYHPGLSLGTILLSANQGFSMQGQYSGVSPAEVTKLQQLSGHTLPFASLGHAPSMVPGLDTSSQSSSQEFLVPNDLIGCIIGRHGSKISEIRQMSGAHIKIGNQTEGSSERHVTITGSPVSITLAQYLITACLETAKSTSQAPPGPGSVDLGMGFSQPLTPGSGAALPAVAPAPPALLGTPYTISLSNFIGLKPVPFLALTPSSMAGPNGGTATYTTKISAANGTKKADRQKFSPY, from the exons ATGGCATCGCCGGACGGAGCCAGCGGCGTGGGCAGCAGCCCCGAGGAGACGGAGCTCAGCATCACCCTGACCCTCCGCATGCTCATGCATGGCAAG GAGATCGGCAGCATCATCGGCAAG AAAGGAGAGACTGTTAAGAGGATACGAGAGCAG AGTAGCGCGCGCATCACCATCTCGGAGGGGTCCTGCCCTGAGCGCATCACCACCATCACTGGCTCCACCGACGCCGTCTTCCGCGCCGTCTCCATGATCGCCTTCAAGCTGGAGGAG GACCTGGGAACAGGGAGCGATGGGGCAGCAGTGGGCAGAGCGCCGGTGACACTGCGCCTCGTCATCCCGGCCAGCCAGTGCGGCTCGCTCATCGGCAAGGCGGGAGCTAAGATCCGGGAGATTCGGGAG AGCACGGGGGCACAGGTGCAGGTGGCCGGCGACCTGCTGCCCAACTCCACTGAACGGGCCGTCACCGTCTCAGGGGTGCCAGACACCATCATCCAGTGCGTGAGGCAGATCTGCGCCGTGATCCTGGAG tCGCCTCCGAAGGGGGCCACCATCCCCTACCACCCTGGCCTCTCCCTGGGCACCATCCTGCTCTCTGCCAACCAG GGTTTCTCCATGCAGGGCCAGTACAGTGGGGTGTCTCCTGCAGAG GTGACAAAGCTACAGCAGCTGTCAGGGCACACGCTCCCCTTCGCCTCCCTGGGCCACGCACCTTCCATGGTGCCAG GCCTGGACACCAGctcccagagcagctcccaggagTTCCTGGTGCCCAACGAC CTCATCGGCTGCATCATCGGCCGGCACGGCAGCAAGATCAGCGAGATCCGGCAGATGTCGGGTGCGCACATCAAGATCGGAAACCAGACTGAGGGCTCCAGCGAGCGGCACGTGACCATCACGGGGTCCCCCGTCAGTATCACCCTGGCTCAGTACCTCATCACAGCCTG CTTAGAGACGGCCAAATCTACCTCCCAGGCACCACCGGGCCCTGGCTCCGTGGACCTCGGCATGGGCTTCTCCCAGCCCCTCACCCCTGGCTCTGGCGCAGCACTGCCCGCTGTCGCCCCAGCCCCTCCGGCCCTGCTGGGCACCCCCTACACCATCTCCCTCTCCAACTTCATCGGTCTGAAGCCGGTGCCCTTCCTGGCGCTGACCCCGTCCTCCATGGCGGGTCCCAATGGCGGCACTGCCACCTACACGACCAAGATCTCGGCAGCCAACGGCACCAAGAAAGCTGACCGGCAGAAGTTCTCACCCTACTGA
- the LOC104029341 gene encoding putative G-protein coupled receptor, which yields MASRTGLNTTGSQEPLSVPEQSIAQEVVGLLCMVLLTLTALVANTVVMVVILKTPLLRKFIFVCHLCVVDLLSAIFLMPLGIISSSSCFNRVIYSIAECQALIFLNVCFISASILTISIISVERYYYIVHPMRYEVKMTIRLAVAGVIFIWVKSVLITVLALVGWPQGNGATSASRCTVYWSPGAHKKVFVIIFSIVCFVLPTIIIFAVYCSVYRVARMASLQHVPVPAQAAAPRHRSDSIASQVTIITTRNLPLPRLTPERFLGSNKAILTLVLIVGQFLCCWLPFFAFHLHSSDTIGMVGGGHGEMVVTWIAYSSFAINPFFYGLLNRQIREELARLRRSCLNRPLGQELCLSVSEASVQENFLQFLQRATCTLETHASCINPSPRNRLEQTRMGFPIPGQVPEESS from the coding sequence ATGGCGAGCCGAACAGGGCTGAACACCACGGGCAGCCAGGAACCACTCTCCGTCCCTGAGCAGTCTATCGCCCAGGAGGTGGTGGGCCTCCTCTGCATGGTCCTCCTCACCCTCACTGCCCTGGTGGCCAACACCGTGGTGATGGTAGTCATTCTCAAAACCCCCCTTCTCAGGAAGTTCATCTTCGTCTGCCACCTCTGTGTGGTTGACCTCCTCTCTGCCATTTTCCTCATGCCCCTGGGGATcatctccagctcctcctgcttcaACAGGGTGATCTACAGCATTGCCGAGTGCCAGGCCTTGATATTCCTGAATGTCTGCTTCATCAGTGCCTCCATCCTCACCATCTCCATCATCAGTGTGGAGCGGTACTACTACATTGTCCACCCCATGAGGTATGAGGTCAAGATGACCATCAGGCTGGCAGTGGCCGGAGTGATCTTCATTTGGGTCAAGTCTGTTCTCATTACTGTCTTGGCACTGGTGGGCTGGCCTCAAGGCAATGGGGCCACCAGCGCCAGCCGCTGCACAGTCTACTGGAGCCCTGGGGCCCACAAGAAGGTTTTTGTGATCATCTTCAGCATTGTCTGCTTTGTCCTGCCCACCATCATCATCTTCGCTGTCTACTGCAGTGTCTACCGTGTGGCCCGGATGGCATCCCTGCAGCACGTGCCTgtgccagcacaggcagctgcaccAAGACACCGATCCGACTCCATTGCCAGCCAAGTGACCATCATCACCACCAGGAATCTGCCGCTGCCCAGGCTGACGCCAGAGCGCTTTTTGGGAAGCAACAAGGCCATCCTCACCTTGGTCCTCATTGTGGGACAGTTcttgtgctgctggctgcccttCTTCGCTTTCCACTTGCACTCCTCTGACACCATTGGCATGGTGGGTGGTGGGCATGGGGAGATGGTGGTCACCTGGATTGCCTACTCCTCCTTCGCCATCAATCCCTTCTTCTACGGGCTGCTGAACCGCCAGATCCGGGAGGAGCTGGCCCGGCTCCGTCGCAGCTGTCTCAACCGGCCACTGGGCCAGGAGCTCTGTCTTTCCGTCTCAGAGGCCTCTGTCCAGGAAAACTTCTTGCAGTTCCTCCAGAGAGCAACTTGCACCCTGGAGACCCACGCCAGTTGCATcaaccccagccccaggaaCAGGCTGGAGCAGACCAGGATGGGCTTCCCCATCCCAGGTCAAGTTCCTGAAGAGAGCAGCTGA